A single Candidatus Auribacterota bacterium DNA region contains:
- the corA gene encoding magnesium/cobalt transporter CorA, with amino-acid sequence MILSWAYLADGTFLQEVPRAKFKELLSDEKNLLWVDMEDATEDEISILRDDFKFHPLLIDDCIASHSQPKVDEFDDYFFLVIHSCYFYTEKETEDALNIRELDIFIGKNFVITFHQGHIRSVSTNRKRCEHGCQTMTKGAGFLLYYILDSLIDNYFPIMDTLSERLAKLEEDILTNPHPALMAKMFSQRRNIVTLRKVVGPQREIISRFMRPGSPFISEEARPYFKDIYDHIFRIYDITEMSRELIAQDMESYISSINWRLNETMKTLTIIATFLLPIGTIASFYGMNVEIPEFKWGIWGYLAVWFWMVVASLLTLLYFKKRRMV; translated from the coding sequence ATGATCCTATCATGGGCGTATCTGGCGGACGGAACATTTCTCCAGGAGGTGCCTCGCGCGAAGTTCAAGGAACTTCTCTCCGACGAAAAAAACCTCCTCTGGGTGGATATGGAAGACGCGACGGAAGACGAGATCTCCATCCTCAGGGACGATTTTAAATTTCATCCCCTCCTCATTGATGACTGCATCGCCTCGCACAGCCAGCCCAAGGTAGACGAATTCGACGATTATTTCTTCCTCGTCATACACTCCTGCTATTTCTACACGGAGAAAGAGACCGAAGATGCCCTCAACATCCGCGAGCTCGATATATTCATCGGCAAAAATTTCGTGATCACCTTCCACCAGGGGCACATCCGGAGCGTGAGCACGAACCGCAAGCGCTGCGAGCACGGCTGCCAGACTATGACAAAAGGAGCCGGTTTTCTCCTTTACTACATCCTTGACTCGCTCATTGACAACTATTTCCCCATTATGGACACGCTCAGCGAACGACTCGCCAAGCTGGAGGAAGATATCCTCACCAACCCACACCCCGCGCTCATGGCAAAGATGTTCTCGCAGCGGCGCAATATAGTGACGCTGCGGAAAGTGGTGGGGCCGCAGCGCGAGATCATCTCACGATTCATGAGACCCGGCTCCCCCTTCATAAGCGAAGAGGCCCGACCCTACTTCAAGGACATCTACGACCACATTTTCAGGATTTATGATATTACCGAGATGTCGCGTGAACTCATCGCCCAGGACATGGAATCCTATATCTCCTCTATTAACTGGCGGCTCAACGAGACTATGAAAACGCTGACGATTATCGCGACGTTCCTGCTTCCCATCGGCACGATCGCGAGCTTCTACGGGATGAATGTCGAGATACCGGAATTCAAATGGGGTATTTGGGGGTATCTCGCCGTCTGGTTCTGGATGGTCGTCGCGTCGCTCCTGACGCTCCTTTACTTCAAGAAGCGAAGGATGGTCTGA
- the greA gene encoding transcription elongation factor GreA — protein MTRKSYERLSAEARRLKGVEITRVSREKLEAAQQGDLRENAGYEAARDRLNLINARLNQIAEQLSGAQFIEDLKITADVVSIGTRVRLLDLDEKRELEYCILGPADADLDRNIISFQSPLAKAMIAKRVSQEFSAATPGGTRNFRILSIERYQ, from the coding sequence ATGACACGGAAATCCTACGAGAGGCTCAGTGCGGAGGCAAGGCGACTGAAAGGGGTGGAGATCACCCGCGTGAGCAGGGAGAAACTGGAGGCCGCCCAGCAGGGCGACCTCAGGGAAAACGCGGGATATGAGGCGGCGCGGGACAGGCTCAACCTCATCAACGCAAGGCTCAATCAGATCGCCGAGCAGCTCTCCGGCGCGCAGTTCATCGAGGACCTGAAAATCACGGCGGATGTCGTTTCCATCGGCACGCGGGTGAGGCTCCTCGATCTGGATGAAAAGAGAGAGCTGGAATATTGCATCCTCGGCCCGGCGGATGCCGATCTCGACCGGAATATCATCTCGTTCCAGAGCCCCCTCGCGAAGGCGATGATTGCAAAAAGAGTATCACAGGAATTCTCGGCGGCCACGCCGGGGGGAACGAGGAATTTCAGGATTCTCTCCATCGAGCGGTATCAGTGA
- a CDS encoding class I SAM-dependent rRNA methyltransferase, with product MNPNPVAISTKGLLWYRTGHVWIYRDDLTSTGSAKSGDIVEVTDARGKFLGKAFYGEKSKIALRLLTRSEEVIDDSFFERRIREALDRRREIMGEGAALRLVYSEADGIPGLIADRYSDWIAIQALIPGVDSRIEMISGIFHDLLSPTGIVCRNDASARALEGLLLGKKALYGGQPGLIEIKEGRLRYLADIWNGHKTGAYLDQRENRSVVARYARGRVLDCFSYQGHFALHCAKNADTVTAVESSRDALAILEKNCTLNDLTNITPLAGNTFDLLRLYQREKSRFDMIVLDPPPLARKKAHAEDALRGYKEINLRAMHLLNNGGILASFCCSHSISRDIFIKILRLAAADARCGFRVMEELGQSNDHPILLNVPETAYLKGVILQKT from the coding sequence ATGAATCCAAATCCGGTAGCGATCAGCACAAAGGGCCTTCTCTGGTACAGAACGGGCCACGTATGGATATACCGCGACGATCTCACGAGCACAGGCTCCGCCAAGTCAGGCGATATCGTGGAGGTCACTGATGCGCGAGGGAAATTCCTCGGGAAGGCCTTCTACGGTGAGAAATCAAAGATCGCGCTGAGACTCCTCACGAGAAGCGAAGAGGTGATTGACGATTCTTTCTTCGAGCGCCGCATCCGCGAAGCGCTCGATCGGCGCCGGGAAATCATGGGTGAGGGGGCTGCGCTGCGCCTCGTCTATTCTGAAGCCGACGGCATCCCCGGCCTGATCGCCGATAGGTACAGTGACTGGATCGCCATCCAGGCGCTCATACCCGGCGTAGATTCCAGGATCGAGATGATCTCCGGAATATTTCACGATCTCCTCAGCCCCACGGGAATCGTCTGCCGGAACGACGCGAGCGCCCGCGCGCTTGAGGGCCTCCTCCTCGGGAAAAAGGCCCTGTACGGCGGGCAGCCGGGCCTTATTGAAATCAAGGAGGGGCGCCTGCGCTATCTCGCGGACATCTGGAACGGGCACAAGACGGGAGCCTACCTCGATCAGCGCGAAAACCGCTCTGTGGTCGCTCGCTACGCGCGCGGGCGCGTGCTTGACTGCTTCTCGTACCAGGGGCACTTCGCCCTGCACTGTGCGAAGAACGCGGATACGGTTACCGCAGTGGAATCGTCCCGGGATGCGCTCGCGATCCTCGAAAAAAACTGCACACTCAACGATCTCACGAATATCACCCCCCTGGCAGGGAACACCTTCGACCTCCTCCGCCTCTACCAGAGAGAAAAATCACGCTTCGATATGATCGTCCTCGATCCCCCTCCCCTCGCCAGAAAAAAAGCACACGCGGAGGACGCTCTGCGGGGCTACAAGGAGATCAATCTCCGGGCGATGCACCTGCTCAACAACGGCGGCATCCTGGCGAGCTTCTGCTGCTCGCACAGCATATCCCGGGATATCTTCATTAAAATCCTCCGCCTCGCCGCTGCCGACGCGCGCTG